Proteins from one Patescibacteria group bacterium genomic window:
- a CDS encoding YraN family protein produces the protein MKKNYQKEIGEKGEKLAKNYLEKNNYQIIETNYHSRHGEIDIICQKDEWYVFVEVKTRTNYSFGRPEESINDKKLENFKNTIEKYIIENNLNDKKWRVEVLAITLNNKKNKAKINHLKEI, from the coding sequence ATGAAAAAAAATTATCAAAAAGAAATTGGAGAAAAAGGAGAGAAGTTGGCAAAAAATTATTTGGAAAAAAATAATTATCAAATAATAGAAACAAATTATCACAGCCGCCATGGAGAAATTGATATTATCTGCCAAAAAGATGAATGGTATGTCTTTGTCGAAGTAAAAACCAGAACTAATTATTCTTTTGGTCGGCCTGAAGAATCAATTAATGATAAAAAGTTGGAAAATTTTAAAAATACTATTGAAAAATACATCATAGAAAATAACTTAAACGATAAAAAATGGCGAGTGGAAGTCCTGGCTATTACGCTTAATAATAAAAAAAATAAAGCTAAAATAAATCATCTTAAAGAAATTTAA
- a CDS encoding methyltransferase domain-containing protein, whose amino-acid sequence MDKMPSGKSYLDPVSLLEKLEVKPGMKVGDFGCGGSGYFTIQTAEMVGDQGQVFAVDIFKPNLSAVWRNVKMRGYSSFVRCIWSDLEIYGATKKIKDESLDRGILVNVLHQSEKQKEILKECTRMIKKEGRILIVEWSSSSKLMFGPQKKEIIEKPQVIQLASEVNLAPMEDFKAGPYHWGLIMTKTA is encoded by the coding sequence ATGGATAAAATGCCTTCAGGAAAAAGCTATTTAGACCCCGTTTCCCTGCTTGAGAAACTAGAAGTTAAACCTGGTATGAAAGTGGGGGATTTTGGGTGCGGTGGTTCGGGTTATTTTACTATTCAGACCGCTGAAATGGTTGGGGATCAAGGACAGGTCTTTGCTGTTGATATTTTTAAGCCTAATTTATCAGCTGTCTGGAGAAACGTAAAAATGCGTGGCTATAGCAGTTTTGTCCGCTGTATTTGGTCTGATCTAGAAATCTACGGAGCTACCAAAAAAATTAAAGACGAATCATTGGATCGAGGTATTTTAGTTAATGTGCTTCATCAGTCAGAAAAACAAAAAGAAATACTAAAAGAATGCACCCGTATGATAAAAAAAGAAGGGCGCATTTTAATTGTTGAGTGGTCTTCCTCAAGCAAGCTTATGTTTGGACCTCAGAAAAAAGAAATAATTGAAAAACCCCAAGTTATTCAGCTGGCTTCAGAAGTTAATTTAGCGCCGATGGAAGATTTTAAGGCTGGGCCTTATCACTGGGGTTTGATTATGACTAAAACAGCTTAA